A window from Candidatus Woesearchaeota archaeon encodes these proteins:
- a CDS encoding NAD-dependent succinate-semialdehyde dehydrogenase, translated as MAIQTIDPTNGEVIKTFPEMKWEEVEQSLLSADKTFSSWKKTSFQERAELLKNAAALLRKNKYEHASLMTLEMGKTITEAEAEVEKCAWVCDYYAENAETILQHEHIQTDATRSYVRFEPLGVIFAVMPWNFPYWQVFRFAAPALMAGNIGVLKHASNVPQCALAIEKVFSEAGFPEHAFKTLLIPSSMTDKIISHAAIKAVTLTGSEGAGMAVGAAAGKALKKAVLELGGSDPFIVLDDADVEQAVLSAVKGRMINAGQSCVAAKRFVVHESIAEQFETQFARKMEQLVVGDPLDKETQVGPLARRDLIDVLEKQVAGSVIRGAKILTGGKRISGEGYFYEPTVLSHVTPDMPVFADETFGPVAAIIRFSSDDEAIALANQTPFGLGGSVWSRNKERAENIAQQLDVGCAFVNSIVKSDPRLPFGGVKKSGYGRELSSYGIKEFVNIKTVWVQ; from the coding sequence ATGGCTATACAAACAATCGATCCAACAAACGGCGAAGTGATCAAAACGTTCCCTGAAATGAAATGGGAAGAGGTAGAACAATCTCTTCTTTCTGCCGACAAAACATTTTCTTCTTGGAAAAAAACATCTTTTCAAGAACGAGCCGAGCTCTTGAAAAACGCAGCCGCATTGCTGCGAAAAAACAAATACGAACACGCATCATTAATGACGCTTGAAATGGGAAAAACCATCACTGAAGCAGAAGCTGAAGTGGAAAAATGCGCGTGGGTTTGTGATTACTACGCAGAAAACGCAGAAACAATTTTACAGCATGAACACATTCAAACAGACGCGACAAGAAGTTATGTTCGTTTTGAACCGCTTGGTGTTATTTTCGCAGTCATGCCCTGGAACTTTCCGTACTGGCAAGTGTTTCGCTTCGCTGCTCCTGCATTAATGGCGGGAAACATCGGTGTGTTGAAACACGCGTCCAACGTTCCACAATGTGCGCTCGCGATTGAAAAAGTATTTTCTGAAGCAGGATTTCCAGAGCATGCATTCAAAACATTGCTCATTCCTTCTTCAATGACAGACAAAATTATTTCTCATGCCGCAATTAAAGCAGTAACGCTTACAGGAAGCGAAGGAGCAGGCATGGCTGTTGGCGCCGCTGCAGGAAAAGCACTCAAAAAAGCTGTTCTTGAATTAGGGGGAAGCGATCCCTTTATTGTGTTGGATGACGCTGATGTTGAACAAGCAGTTCTTTCCGCAGTGAAAGGAAGAATGATCAACGCAGGACAAAGCTGCGTTGCCGCAAAACGATTTGTAGTGCATGAATCTATCGCAGAACAATTTGAAACACAGTTTGCGCGAAAAATGGAACAGCTTGTTGTCGGAGATCCGCTTGACAAAGAAACACAAGTTGGACCGCTTGCACGACGTGACCTTATTGATGTCCTTGAAAAACAAGTCGCAGGCTCAGTTATTCGCGGCGCAAAAATTTTGACTGGCGGAAAACGGATTTCTGGAGAAGGATATTTTTATGAACCAACAGTTCTTTCTCATGTGACTCCTGACATGCCTGTGTTTGCCGACGAAACCTTTGGCCCTGTCGCTGCAATCATTCGCTTTTCTTCTGATGATGAAGCGATTGCTCTCGCGAATCAAACTCCTTTTGGTCTTGGTGGCAGCGTCTGGTCTCGAAACAAAGAGCGCGCGGAAAACATTGCACAACAACTCGATGTGGGCTGCGCGTTTGTGAACAGCATTGTGAAGTCTGATCCGCGCTTGCCTTTTGGCGGTGTGAAGAAATCTGGGTATGGAAGAGAACTCTCTTCGTATGGGATTAAAGAATTTGTGAACATCAAGACAGTTTGGGTGCAATAA
- a CDS encoding acetolactate synthase large subunit — translation MKVSDLIVKCLETEGTKYVFGVPGEETEDLLFSLANSTITFVPTRHEQGAAFMADVYGRLTGKAGVCLATLGPGATNLITGLADAHLDKSPVVAITGQGDSERLHKESHQAVDIVNMFKPIVKWNTQISNPQITAEVVRKAFKMAEMEKPGVTHFELPEDIAKLPVEKQPLVPKKVRRPSPEYKCVQQTLELLRAAKRPLIIAGNGAIRKLASKHLRLFVERTHIPVVSTFMGKGAVSDLNEHSLLSVGLKMKDYVMCAIESADLIITVGYDIAEYDPENWNSTKNKKIVHIDFTPAEVYEYYQPDVELICDISGALWELNFFVEKEGLTFPKWYTPVREKILEDLASYALQEGDQFTIPGTLRMLRELLHPEDIVISDVGSHKMWIARNYPCYEPNTCIISNGLASMGIAVPGGVAAKLVFPEKRIVAATGDGGFLMNSQEIETAKRLGLGYVILLFNDNNYGLITWKQEAHTGKSFGTALTNPDFKKYAESFGIKGYSPKTVAELRQNLTEAVNSNELCIVEVAVDVSKNKELNQKLSRHVCDVFGLD, via the coding sequence ATGAAAGTTTCTGACTTAATCGTAAAATGCCTTGAAACAGAAGGAACAAAGTATGTTTTCGGAGTCCCAGGAGAAGAAACTGAAGATCTTCTCTTCTCTCTTGCAAATTCCACTATCACGTTTGTTCCCACACGACACGAACAAGGAGCCGCATTCATGGCAGACGTCTACGGACGATTAACAGGAAAAGCTGGTGTTTGTCTCGCAACACTCGGTCCTGGCGCGACAAATCTCATCACTGGACTCGCTGACGCGCATCTCGACAAAAGTCCAGTTGTCGCAATTACAGGACAAGGAGATTCTGAACGACTGCACAAAGAAAGCCATCAAGCAGTTGATATTGTGAATATGTTCAAGCCGATTGTCAAGTGGAATACGCAAATTTCTAATCCACAAATTACCGCAGAAGTTGTGCGCAAAGCATTCAAAATGGCTGAGATGGAAAAACCTGGCGTGACCCATTTTGAACTTCCTGAAGATATCGCAAAACTTCCTGTTGAGAAACAACCTCTTGTTCCAAAAAAAGTACGACGCCCTTCTCCAGAATACAAATGCGTTCAACAAACACTGGAATTATTACGCGCTGCAAAAAGACCGCTCATTATCGCAGGCAATGGCGCAATTAGAAAACTGGCGTCAAAACATCTCCGCCTGTTTGTGGAAAGAACACACATTCCTGTTGTTTCCACATTTATGGGAAAAGGCGCTGTCTCTGATCTCAACGAACACTCGCTTCTTTCTGTTGGATTAAAGATGAAAGATTACGTGATGTGCGCGATCGAATCCGCAGACCTTATCATCACGGTGGGCTACGATATTGCAGAATATGATCCTGAGAACTGGAATTCTACTAAAAACAAAAAAATAGTGCACATTGATTTTACGCCAGCGGAAGTCTATGAATACTATCAACCTGACGTAGAACTTATCTGCGACATTTCCGGCGCGCTCTGGGAATTGAATTTCTTTGTGGAAAAAGAAGGACTTACTTTCCCTAAATGGTACACTCCTGTTCGAGAGAAGATTCTTGAAGACCTCGCATCCTACGCATTACAGGAAGGAGATCAATTTACTATTCCTGGAACACTGCGTATGCTCCGAGAGCTTTTGCATCCGGAAGATATTGTTATTTCTGACGTCGGGAGTCACAAAATGTGGATCGCACGAAATTATCCTTGTTATGAACCAAACACCTGCATTATTTCCAACGGTCTTGCGAGCATGGGCATCGCTGTTCCTGGCGGCGTTGCCGCGAAACTTGTTTTTCCTGAAAAACGCATTGTTGCCGCGACAGGAGATGGCGGATTTTTGATGAACTCACAAGAAATTGAAACCGCAAAACGTCTCGGGTTAGGGTATGTTATTTTGTTGTTTAACGACAATAATTATGGTTTGATTACCTGGAAGCAGGAAGCACATACGGGGAAATCGTTTGGCACTGCACTGACGAATCCTGACTTCAAAAAATACGCAGAGAGTTTTGGGATTAAAGGATATTCACCAAAAACAGTTGCTGAATTACGACAAAATCTCACTGAAGCGGTTAATAGTAATGAACTTTGCATTGTTGAAGTCGCTGTTGACGTGTCGAAGAACAAGGAATTAAATCAAAAATTATCTCGGCATGTTTGCGATGTGTTTGGATTGGATTGA
- a CDS encoding nucleotidyltransferase domain-containing protein gives MLTQTKEKQIQWMLTHPDEKVTISRLAIGSGTAYPQTYNNVQDLVQERIFVTENVASAKVVTIPPDAPLDILLSVEAKRKQEFLQKYLWVELMLKDILDYTHDYFFILVVFGSYAKGTQTSKSDLDLLLIVPSKEKISLFESAASKIYTKVKKDVTTVTADEFMEMIKSNKFNVGTEAKKYHILLYGAEQWYNLTRKVQ, from the coding sequence ATGCTCACCCAAACAAAGGAAAAACAGATCCAGTGGATGCTCACGCATCCAGATGAAAAAGTAACTATCAGCAGACTAGCAATAGGATCTGGAACAGCATATCCGCAAACATATAACAATGTTCAGGATTTAGTCCAAGAACGAATTTTTGTAACAGAGAACGTTGCTTCTGCAAAGGTCGTTACTATCCCACCAGACGCTCCCTTAGATATACTTCTTTCAGTAGAAGCAAAAAGAAAACAGGAATTCCTTCAAAAATATTTGTGGGTAGAACTCATGCTGAAAGATATCTTAGATTATACGCATGATTACTTTTTCATTCTTGTTGTTTTTGGAAGTTATGCAAAAGGCACACAAACCAGCAAATCAGATCTCGACCTCCTTCTCATTGTTCCATCAAAAGAAAAGATTTCTCTTTTTGAAAGTGCCGCGAGTAAAATATATACAAAAGTAAAGAAAGACGTGACCACCGTGACAGCAGATGAATTTATGGAAATGATAAAAAGCAATAAGTTCAATGTAGGAACAGAAGCAAAGAAATATCATATTTTACTTTATGGTGCAGAGCAGTGGTATAATCTCACAAGAAAGGTGCAATAA
- a CDS encoding peptidylprolyl isomerase, which produces MAAKEIRASHILVKDQKEAQDICEKCKAGADFAYMAEKYSKCPSAKKGGDLGTFGKGQMVPKFEQAAFALNVGEVSNVVPTQFGFHIIKRTA; this is translated from the coding sequence ATGGCAGCAAAAGAAATTCGAGCAAGTCATATTTTAGTGAAAGACCAGAAAGAAGCGCAGGATATCTGCGAAAAATGCAAAGCAGGAGCGGATTTTGCGTATATGGCAGAAAAATACAGCAAGTGTCCAAGCGCAAAGAAGGGTGGCGATCTAGGAACATTTGGAAAAGGACAAATGGTTCCGAAGTTTGAGCAAGCAGCGTTTGCGTTGAATGTGGGAGAAGTCTCCAACGTTGTTCCAACACAATTTGGTTTTCATATTATTAAAAGAACAGCTTGA
- the msrA gene encoding peptide-methionine (S)-S-oxide reductase MsrA: METATFGAGCFWSVEETFRTLKGVVSTAVGYMGGTLKNPTYSAVCSDETGHIEVVQVVFDPTVVSYRKLLEIFWNCHDPTTLNRQGPDVGTQYKSVIFYYTEEQKKEALRSLAELQKKVSKKIVTEILRSAVFYPAEEYHQKYLMKKGLKVCR; the protein is encoded by the coding sequence ATGGAGACCGCGACATTTGGCGCAGGCTGTTTCTGGAGCGTTGAAGAAACATTTCGAACGTTGAAGGGCGTTGTTTCTACTGCTGTTGGTTATATGGGTGGGACTCTGAAGAATCCGACGTACTCTGCTGTTTGTAGCGATGAAACTGGGCATATTGAAGTTGTTCAAGTTGTTTTTGATCCTACTGTTGTTTCTTACAGAAAATTGTTAGAAATATTCTGGAATTGTCATGATCCAACGACATTGAATAGACAAGGTCCTGATGTCGGAACGCAATATAAGTCTGTGATTTTTTATTATACTGAAGAACAGAAGAAAGAGGCTTTGCGTTCTCTTGCTGAATTGCAGAAAAAAGTTAGTAAGAAGATTGTTACGGAGATACTCCGCTCTGCTGTGTTTTATCCTGCTGAAGAATATCACCAGAAATATTTAATGAAGAAAGGATTGAAGGTTTGTCGATAG